CCAGGGCCTCGGCGTCGTAGCCTTCGCCGTCGAGCTCGGCGAGCTCCTCGGCCAGGCGCTGGTGATGCGCGCCCAGCTCCTCGGGGCGCACGCGGTGCTTGCGGGCGAGGTCGTGGATGAGACCGAGGCGTTCGTCGACGAAGGCCAGCCGCTCGGGGTCGAGATCCAGGGCGTCGGCGTAATGGCGCAGGGCATCGGCCGCCTCGCGCAGCTGGATCTGTGCACTGGTGACGAGCTCCAGCGGTTCCCTGAGGGCGGGATCGAGCTCGGCCGCCTCGGTCAGGGCATGCAGCTGATGGCCGAGCAGGGCGTGCAGCGACTGCTCGTCGGATTCGTAGAGCGCGGCATAGCCCTGTTCGGCGGTCTCCAGCAGCCGTCCGGCGTGGGCCAGTCGACCGTGCTCCTCGGCGAGCTGTTCGTATTCGTCGGCCCCGAGCTTGAGGGCGTCGAGTTCCTCCACCTGGAAACGCAGCAGCTCCACCCTGGCCTGCCGTTCGTCACCGGCCAGGGTGAGGGAGTCGAGGCGCTCGCGCAGCGTCTTCCAGCGGGAGAAGGCCTCGGCCACCTGCGAGCGCAGGGCGTCGTTGCCGGCATAGTCGTCCAGCAGGTCGCGCTGCAGTTCGCGACGCAGCAGCGACTGGTGTTCGTGCTGGCCGTGGATGTCGACCAGGTGGTTGCCCAGTTCGCGTACCAGCTGCAGGGTGGAGGGCGAGCCGTTGATGTAGATCTTGGAGCGGCCGTCGTGGGTGATCACGCGCCGCAGCAGGCATTCCTCGCCGGACTCCAGGTCGTTCTCCTCCAGCCAGTCACGCGCGGCTGGCAGGGCGCCCAGGTCGAAGCTCGCGCTGATCTCCGCCTTGGCGGCGCCATGGCGCACCACCGCGCTGTCGGCGCGGTCGCCCAGCACCAGGCCCAGCGCATCGACCACGATGGATTTGCCGGCACCGGTCTCGCCGGTGAGCGCGGTCATGCCGCCGGCCAGGTCGAGGTCCAGTTCGTCGATGATGGCGAAGTTGCGGATATGGATGTGCGTGAGCATGCGGCCTGTGTCCGGTGACGAATTCCTGCGGTCCGTTGCGCGCCAAGTATAAGCCCGCGCCCGGCGTTTGACAGGGGGTGCCGGCGGGATTTCTAGGGCTGCTCGCCCCAGCGCAGCTTGGCCCGCAGGATGTGGAAGTAGTCGTAGCCCCTGGGATGCAGCAGGCGCAGCGGGCCCTGCTTGCGACGGATGACGATGCGGTCGCGGGGCTCCAGGTCCATGCCGGCCTGGCCGTCGAAGGAGACCTGCGCCGGATCCTTGTTGTGGGCGCAGATACGCACCTCGATGTGGCTGTCGCCCCGGACCACGATGGGACGGTGGCTCAGCGTGTGCGGGCAGATGGGCACCAGCACGATGGCGTCCAGTCCCGGATGCAGGATGGGGCCGCCGCCCGACAGGGCATAGGCGGTGGAGCCGGTGGGAGTGGATACCACCATGCCGTCGGCCCGCTGGGTGTTGACGAACTGGCCGTCGATGAAGGTATCGAACTCGATCATGCGCACCACCTCGCGCACATGCACCACCACGTCATTGAGCGCCAGGGACTGGCCGATGCATGCCTCGTCTCGCCAGACCTCCGCCTCCAGCAGAAAGCGCGGGGCCTCGACGTAGTGTCCTTCCAGGATCTCGGCCAGGCGCGAACTCATCTCCTCGGGCGAGACGTCGACCAGGAAGCCCAGGCGCCCGAGGTTGATACCCAGCACCGGCACGCCGGAATCGGCCAGGGTGCGCCCGGCGTTGAGCAGGGTGCCGTCGCCGCCCACCACGATGGCAAGATCCGCTTCCCGCGCCAGC
The Chromatiales bacterium DNA segment above includes these coding regions:
- the recN gene encoding DNA repair protein RecN — protein: MLTHIHIRNFAIIDELDLDLAGGMTALTGETGAGKSIVVDALGLVLGDRADSAVVRHGAAKAEISASFDLGALPAARDWLEENDLESGEECLLRRVITHDGRSKIYINGSPSTLQLVRELGNHLVDIHGQHEHQSLLRRELQRDLLDDYAGNDALRSQVAEAFSRWKTLRERLDSLTLAGDERQARVELLRFQVEELDALKLGADEYEQLAEEHGRLAHAGRLLETAEQGYAALYESDEQSLHALLGHQLHALTEAAELDPALREPLELVTSAQIQLREAADALRHYADALDLDPERLAFVDERLGLIHDLARKHRVRPEELGAHHQRLAEELAELDGEGYDAEALARDLATAEDAYRKVAEKLRTSRIKAARELNRGVTEAMQGLGMEGGHFEIAVSPDDGHYASHGLDEIEFQVSANPGQPIQPLARVASGGELSRIALAIQMIAARSVSVPTLIYDEVDTGIGGAVAEVVGRQLRRLGKDRQVLCVTHLPQVAAQAHHHLQVAKRKGRDSTQTRIETLRDERRIEEIARMLGGVELTAQTLAHAEEMIQRASTG
- a CDS encoding NAD(+) kinase, coding for MPDFQTIGVITKQSGPQLADTLQALLDLLTSRGLRVLLDESTTPLLGKGAGETFSREALAREADLAIVVGGDGTLLNAGRTLADSGVPVLGINLGRLGFLVDVSPEEMSSRLAEILEGHYVEAPRFLLEAEVWRDEACIGQSLALNDVVVHVREVVRMIEFDTFIDGQFVNTQRADGMVVSTPTGSTAYALSGGGPILHPGLDAIVLVPICPHTLSHRPIVVRGDSHIEVRICAHNKDPAQVSFDGQAGMDLEPRDRIVIRRKQGPLRLLHPRGYDYFHILRAKLRWGEQP